The following proteins are co-located in the Chryseobacterium daecheongense genome:
- a CDS encoding alpha-ketoglutarate-dependent dioxygenase AlkB — MDQLSLFDAEEYYQFPKELLEYTDHFLSQQEAKELQEFLMETTPWIQTTQKMYDKEVLTPRLTAWYGDEGKSYQLSGTRVVVNPWSPELLALKQRLEQTTGYTFNSVLLNLYRNGNDSVAWHRDRDSELGNRPVIASLSLGQVRNFDFRKVDDHHLKYSLPLSHGSLLIMKGNLQVNWEHRIAKSTKPMQPRINLTFRLIKEL, encoded by the coding sequence ATGGACCAGCTTAGCTTATTTGATGCAGAAGAATATTACCAGTTTCCTAAAGAGTTATTGGAATATACGGATCATTTCCTATCACAACAGGAAGCAAAAGAGCTTCAGGAGTTTTTAATGGAAACTACCCCATGGATCCAGACGACTCAGAAAATGTATGACAAAGAAGTTTTGACGCCACGCCTGACCGCTTGGTATGGAGACGAAGGCAAATCTTATCAGCTAAGTGGTACCCGTGTTGTGGTTAATCCATGGTCCCCTGAATTACTGGCATTGAAACAGCGTTTGGAACAGACAACCGGATATACATTCAATTCGGTATTACTGAACCTGTACAGAAATGGCAATGATTCCGTTGCGTGGCACAGGGACAGAGACAGTGAGTTGGGGAACCGGCCTGTAATCGCTTCTCTGAGTCTTGGACAGGTCAGAAATTTTGATTTCCGTAAAGTGGATGATCATCATTTAAAATACAGCCTCCCTCTTTCGCATGGATCGCTGTTGATCATGAAAGGTAATTTGCAGGTTAACTGGGAACATAGAATTGCGAAATCAACCAAGCCTATGCAACCCCGGATCAACCTTACTTTTCGATTGATTAAAGAATTGTAA
- a CDS encoding lmo0937 family membrane protein, with protein sequence MRSLLWLVAVICIVVWLLGMLNVIPGISTGYLVHVLLVIAIIVVLYNIISGRKPLD encoded by the coding sequence ATGAGAAGTTTATTATGGTTAGTCGCAGTTATTTGTATTGTTGTTTGGCTTTTAGGAATGCTAAACGTTATACCCGGAATAAGTACCGGATATTTAGTTCATGTTTTATTGGTTATTGCCATTATTGTCGTTCTTTATAATATTATTTCAGGCAGAAAGCCTCTTGATTAA
- a CDS encoding glutathione synthase: protein MAHRNLHKEDFVPTDDGRYQVEYKKTEIGEGSNLTVEKRNEDGSYEVIQAMIRRLNDRIFISWSEPFEGRLIFEK, encoded by the coding sequence ATGGCACATCGAAATTTACATAAAGAAGATTTTGTACCAACTGATGACGGACGATATCAGGTTGAATACAAAAAAACAGAAATTGGGGAAGGCTCGAATCTTACTGTAGAGAAAAGAAATGAAGATGGAAGTTACGAGGTTATACAGGCTATGATAAGAAGACTGAACGACCGTATTTTTATCAGTTGGAGTGAGCCGTTTGAGGGCAGACTTATCTTTGAAAAGTAA
- a CDS encoding LexA family transcriptional regulator codes for MSILAENIRYLRDQLKLSQQSVADNLSITRGRYAKYEDGASQPPIELLIKMSRYYRVSIDLMVTIDLKKYPLNDIINLPDNRIVLPVVVDQSGNNSIEIIPQKASMGYLSGYTDPGYIESLQNISLPFLTNGKYRAFPVEGDSMPPFKDGSYIVGKYIEKTEDLKPDKTYIFVTLNDGITYKRFKSRKENALHIAADNPFYEPYDIILSDLLEVWEYACGISIREFENEDHTQSVKDMFLELRKDIKNLNQKVSGL; via the coding sequence ATGTCAATTTTAGCAGAAAACATAAGGTATTTGAGAGATCAATTGAAATTATCTCAACAATCCGTAGCAGATAACTTATCAATCACGCGCGGACGGTATGCGAAGTATGAAGATGGCGCTTCGCAACCTCCGATAGAGCTATTGATTAAGATGTCCAGGTATTACAGGGTAAGTATCGATCTGATGGTAACGATAGATCTTAAGAAATATCCATTAAATGATATTATTAATCTTCCCGATAACAGAATTGTGCTTCCTGTCGTAGTTGATCAATCAGGAAATAACAGCATTGAAATTATTCCTCAGAAAGCATCGATGGGATACCTGTCCGGATATACCGATCCAGGGTACATTGAAAGCCTCCAGAATATCTCCCTACCCTTTCTTACAAATGGAAAATACAGGGCTTTTCCTGTAGAAGGAGATTCGATGCCGCCTTTTAAAGATGGTTCTTATATTGTCGGAAAATACATTGAAAAAACAGAAGACCTGAAGCCTGATAAAACATACATCTTCGTAACGTTAAATGATGGAATTACTTATAAAAGATTTAAATCCAGAAAAGAAAATGCACTTCATATAGCGGCTGACAATCCATTTTATGAGCCTTATGATATTATTTTGAGTGATTTACTGGAGGTTTGGGAATATGCCTGTGGAATTTCGATCCGGGAATTTGAAAATGAAGACCACACCCAAAGTGTAAAAGATATGTTTCTGGAATTGCGGAAAGATATCAAAAATCTTAATCAAAAGGTATCAGGATTGTAG
- the dinB gene encoding DNA polymerase IV, whose amino-acid sequence MERSIVHMDLDTFFVSCERLNNSELNGIPLIIGGGDRGVVASCSYEARKFGVRSAMPIRMALKLCPDAKVIRGDHEMYSNLSHLVTEVIQSKVPVMEKASIDEFYLDLSGMDQFFGCYQWTTEIAAAVTKETGLPISFALSNNKTVSKIGSGESKPDGKLEIKPQNMQGFLNPLSIRKIPMVGNATFQLLSRIGIRTIHTLSEMPVLVLQQMIGKNGIELWKKANGIDENPVIPYSERKSISTERTFSNDTMDMVSLKGLISGMAEQLAYQLRKERWLTSTVTIKIRYSNFDTETKQCKVSYTSADHTLSRVALELFQKAYTRRMRLRLVGLRFTGLVHGNHQMDLFEDTEELMNLYQSMDYIKNRFGAQAVGRASGFDLENKNRLF is encoded by the coding sequence GTGGAACGATCGATTGTACATATGGACCTGGATACATTTTTTGTATCCTGTGAGCGTCTTAATAACTCAGAACTTAACGGAATCCCTCTGATCATAGGAGGTGGGGACCGTGGAGTAGTAGCCTCATGTTCCTATGAAGCAAGAAAGTTTGGAGTACGCTCTGCCATGCCGATAAGAATGGCACTTAAGCTCTGTCCTGATGCTAAAGTGATCCGTGGAGATCATGAAATGTATTCCAACTTATCCCATCTGGTAACAGAGGTCATTCAAAGTAAAGTTCCGGTAATGGAGAAAGCCAGTATTGATGAATTTTATCTCGACCTGTCCGGAATGGATCAGTTTTTCGGATGCTATCAGTGGACTACGGAAATTGCTGCTGCCGTCACAAAAGAAACGGGGCTTCCCATCAGCTTTGCATTATCCAACAACAAAACCGTCTCAAAAATCGGAAGTGGGGAATCTAAACCCGATGGAAAGCTCGAAATAAAGCCGCAGAATATGCAGGGATTTCTTAACCCTTTATCAATAAGGAAGATTCCGATGGTAGGAAATGCTACTTTTCAGCTCCTTTCAAGAATAGGAATCCGCACCATTCATACATTATCTGAAATGCCTGTTCTGGTATTACAACAGATGATCGGAAAAAACGGGATTGAACTCTGGAAAAAAGCCAATGGAATTGATGAGAATCCAGTCATTCCTTATTCGGAAAGGAAATCAATCTCAACGGAAAGAACTTTTTCGAATGATACCATGGATATGGTTTCTTTAAAAGGGCTGATATCGGGAATGGCTGAGCAGCTGGCTTATCAGCTCCGGAAAGAAAGATGGCTGACTTCAACGGTAACGATTAAGATCCGGTATTCCAATTTTGATACAGAGACCAAACAATGTAAAGTATCTTATACTTCTGCAGATCACACCCTTTCACGGGTTGCCCTGGAATTATTCCAAAAAGCCTACACCAGAAGAATGCGCCTTCGTCTGGTAGGGTTACGCTTCACAGGGCTGGTTCATGGAAACCATCAGATGGATCTTTTCGAAGATACTGAAGAGCTGATGAATCTTTATCAGTCGATGGATTATATCAAAAACCGTTTTGGAGCCCAGGCTGTCGGCAGAGCTTCCGGATTTGATTTAGAAAATAAAAACAGATTATTCTAA
- the dnaE gene encoding DNA polymerase III subunit alpha: protein MFLNCHSFHSLRYGTLSIKELVKQAQESGVRELVLTDINTITGIYEFKTLCDQCGIKPIAGVEIRKEGRLLYVAIAKEFSGIGEVNQMITDYNCNRKDLTEAAPQFANVFVIYPKENIPETLRENEFIGIREEELTLLIRTEYQNLIHKMVVLHPITFATRKDYNLHCILRAIDNNTLLSKLTEDDTCHKTEYFKREQSLRDAFYQYPEIIKNTQHILNSCHFEFDYKRVKNKLHYTRSKEGDLKMLTRLAYLGLKKRYGLDHEIARARVEMELKVIDELNFSSYFLIVWDIIRYSNRMGFMHVGRGSGANSIVSFCLEITDICPLELDLYFERFLNLNRKTPPDFDIDWSWQERDAILQYIFDRYGKEHVAFCGTNVEFKYKSILREVGKVFGLPKEELDELTSQRIELHDKNLVIEHVHKYGKLLEKFPNQRSMHACGILISEEPITHFTALEMPPKGFPIVQFDMNVAEDIGFEKFDILSQRGLGTINDTVKLIKKTRNIDIDIRDTSISKDEEVCNEYLAQGRTIGCFYIESPAMRGLLRRLKCDNYKILVAASSIIRPGVAQSGMMREYIFRHNHPDQFEYFHSVFEEHLKETYGIMVYQEDVIKISQYFGGLSLADGDILRRAMSGKGRSIEKLREVKANFFKSCEEKGHSLQLTAEAYRQIESFAGYSFCKAHSASYAVESYQSLYLKVYYPLEFMVSVINNMGGFYRTEVYIHETKMSGGIVCNPCVNTSDFQTTLHGKEIYLGLMHLQGLETRIAHFIVEERARNGNYKSLEDFIRRVPVGIETAQILIFIGAFRFTGKQKNELLVEVRMLLVNFKPENRGLMLIEEPVKEYKLPRLKRETFEDAFDEIEILGFTISCSPFDLLKTGYRGSVFVKDLLQYHKKQVKMLAYLISRKHVPTKKGTMYFGTWIDVNGDYFDTAHFPDSLEKYTFQGGGCYLLLGTVEVDFHFPTITVTKMAKMPFIPDPRYAYDKEMQYDIHKQIREDVSMTNRLPYPQAHEIGLPRNKLK from the coding sequence ATGTTTCTCAATTGTCATTCTTTCCACAGCCTTCGTTATGGCACACTATCCATCAAAGAGCTGGTAAAACAAGCTCAGGAATCAGGAGTCCGGGAATTGGTTTTAACGGATATCAATACCATTACCGGAATCTACGAATTTAAAACGTTATGTGACCAATGTGGTATAAAACCCATCGCCGGAGTTGAAATAAGGAAAGAAGGCAGGCTTCTGTATGTTGCTATAGCAAAAGAATTCAGCGGGATTGGAGAGGTCAACCAAATGATTACGGATTATAACTGCAATAGAAAAGACCTCACGGAAGCCGCTCCGCAATTTGCCAATGTATTTGTGATCTATCCTAAAGAAAATATTCCTGAAACACTTAGAGAAAATGAGTTTATAGGGATCCGGGAGGAAGAATTGACACTTCTTATCCGTACTGAATATCAGAACCTCATCCATAAAATGGTGGTACTGCATCCGATAACATTCGCCACCAGAAAGGATTATAACCTGCACTGTATTCTTCGGGCCATAGATAACAATACACTCCTCAGTAAACTGACTGAAGATGACACCTGCCATAAAACGGAATATTTCAAACGGGAACAAAGTCTCCGGGATGCTTTTTATCAGTATCCAGAAATTATTAAAAACACACAGCATATTCTCAATTCCTGTCATTTTGAGTTTGACTATAAGAGAGTTAAAAATAAATTACATTACACCCGGTCCAAAGAAGGAGATCTTAAAATGCTGACCAGACTGGCCTATTTAGGATTAAAAAAACGCTATGGCTTAGATCATGAAATTGCCAGAGCAAGGGTTGAAATGGAGCTTAAAGTAATTGATGAACTCAATTTCAGCTCCTACTTCCTGATCGTCTGGGATATTATAAGATACAGCAACAGAATGGGATTTATGCATGTAGGACGGGGAAGTGGAGCCAACAGTATTGTAAGTTTTTGTTTAGAAATTACAGATATCTGCCCGCTGGAACTGGATCTGTATTTTGAACGCTTCCTCAATCTGAATAGGAAGACCCCTCCAGACTTTGATATTGACTGGAGCTGGCAGGAAAGGGATGCTATTCTGCAATATATTTTTGATCGCTATGGAAAAGAACATGTAGCATTCTGCGGAACTAACGTTGAATTTAAGTACAAATCGATATTGCGTGAAGTAGGAAAGGTTTTTGGTCTGCCAAAAGAAGAACTGGACGAGCTAACCAGCCAACGGATAGAACTGCATGATAAAAACCTGGTTATAGAGCATGTTCATAAATATGGTAAATTATTAGAAAAATTTCCTAATCAAAGGAGTATGCATGCTTGCGGAATTCTGATTTCGGAAGAGCCTATTACCCATTTTACAGCCCTTGAAATGCCCCCAAAAGGGTTTCCCATTGTCCAGTTCGATATGAATGTTGCTGAAGATATCGGTTTTGAAAAGTTTGATATCCTTTCCCAAAGAGGTTTAGGGACCATTAATGATACCGTTAAGCTGATCAAAAAAACAAGGAATATTGATATAGATATTCGGGATACCTCAATTTCCAAAGATGAAGAAGTGTGTAATGAATATCTGGCACAAGGCAGAACAATAGGTTGTTTTTATATTGAAAGTCCTGCCATGCGGGGGCTCTTGCGAAGGTTGAAATGCGATAACTATAAAATTTTAGTGGCGGCTTCTTCCATTATCAGACCCGGTGTTGCCCAAAGCGGAATGATGCGCGAATACATCTTCCGGCATAACCATCCCGACCAGTTTGAATATTTTCATTCCGTATTTGAAGAACATCTGAAAGAAACTTATGGAATCATGGTGTATCAGGAAGATGTGATCAAAATTTCCCAGTATTTTGGAGGATTATCATTAGCAGATGGAGATATTCTCCGGAGAGCGATGAGCGGGAAAGGTCGCTCTATTGAAAAGCTTCGGGAAGTAAAAGCTAATTTTTTCAAATCCTGTGAAGAAAAAGGACATTCGTTACAGCTTACTGCTGAAGCCTATCGCCAGATCGAGTCTTTTGCCGGGTACTCATTCTGTAAGGCTCATTCTGCTTCCTATGCGGTAGAAAGTTATCAGAGTTTATATCTGAAAGTATACTATCCGCTGGAGTTTATGGTTTCCGTGATCAATAACATGGGTGGATTTTACCGCACCGAGGTGTACATTCATGAAACCAAAATGTCGGGTGGAATTGTCTGCAACCCTTGCGTGAACACCAGTGATTTTCAAACCACCCTGCACGGAAAAGAAATTTATCTCGGGTTAATGCATTTACAGGGGCTTGAAACCAGGATTGCCCATTTTATCGTTGAGGAAAGAGCCAGAAACGGGAATTATAAATCCCTGGAGGATTTTATCCGAAGAGTCCCTGTCGGAATTGAAACCGCACAAATACTTATTTTCATCGGAGCTTTCCGGTTTACCGGAAAACAGAAAAACGAATTACTGGTGGAAGTAAGGATGCTCCTGGTTAATTTCAAACCGGAAAACAGAGGATTGATGCTGATCGAAGAACCTGTTAAAGAATACAAGCTTCCCCGGCTGAAAAGGGAAACTTTTGAAGATGCTTTCGATGAAATTGAAATTCTGGGGTTTACCATATCATGCAGTCCTTTTGACTTGCTGAAGACCGGTTACAGAGGTTCCGTTTTTGTGAAAGACCTGCTACAGTACCATAAAAAACAGGTAAAAATGCTGGCCTACCTCATCTCCAGAAAACATGTCCCTACCAAAAAAGGAACGATGTATTTCGGAACCTGGATCGATGTGAACGGCGATTACTTTGATACTGCCCATTTTCCGGACAGTCTTGAAAAGTATACATTTCAGGGTGGGGGATGCTATCTTCTTTTAGGAACTGTGGAAGTTGATTTTCATTTTCCGACCATTACGGTTACCAAAATGGCCAAAATGCCATTCATTCCTGATCCAAGATATGCATATGACAAAGAAATGCAATACGATATTCATAAACAGATCAGAGAGGACGTCAGTATGACAAACAGGCTTCCTTATCCCCAAGCCCACGAAATCGGACTCCCCAGAAACAAGCTTAAATAA
- a CDS encoding DUF2490 domain-containing protein, with protein MKNVLWERPLRLKKIAGALLLFGSLFLQAQISPPGLGEANTAFWGAFGVRRRLDSLGKKQTLSYVAIGRKSEPDRNNLFSRQAILVLNHEVYHSFAPHQQYSYAFSYRRQPQYDEVSPYEKEGIEQEFRIYGRYAYTFNLGERWKLKNTVRQEFRKFFDPDFHNVEEDFQLRTRLKSQITYSLPSENSQKLMLSVEGLFSVSHLNEPDKEWTPFGYREMRIAAYYMFDIPNSPFTVDIGYMDDLIRDSHSIHKGGVHYLAADLIWNLPYKKK; from the coding sequence ATGAAGAATGTTTTATGGGAACGACCGTTGAGATTAAAAAAAATTGCCGGAGCCTTATTGCTGTTCGGAAGTCTCTTTTTACAAGCCCAGATCAGCCCGCCGGGTTTAGGGGAAGCCAATACAGCATTCTGGGGTGCATTTGGTGTTCGCCGCAGACTGGATTCATTAGGGAAAAAGCAAACTTTAAGTTATGTTGCGATAGGCCGTAAAAGTGAACCGGACCGGAATAATTTGTTTTCCAGGCAGGCGATCCTGGTATTGAATCATGAGGTGTATCATTCGTTTGCCCCGCACCAGCAGTACAGTTATGCATTCAGTTATCGTCGTCAGCCTCAATATGATGAGGTCTCCCCTTATGAAAAAGAAGGTATAGAGCAGGAATTCAGGATCTATGGGAGGTATGCATATACTTTTAATCTCGGAGAAAGATGGAAGCTTAAAAATACCGTGCGACAGGAATTCAGAAAGTTTTTTGATCCTGACTTCCATAATGTGGAAGAAGATTTTCAGTTGAGGACTCGTCTTAAAAGCCAGATCACCTATAGCCTGCCATCAGAGAATAGCCAGAAATTGATGCTTAGCGTAGAAGGATTATTTTCTGTGAGCCATCTTAATGAGCCGGATAAGGAATGGACTCCTTTTGGATACCGGGAAATGCGTATTGCTGCTTATTATATGTTTGATATTCCCAATTCTCCTTTTACGGTAGATATCGGTTATATGGATGACCTGATCAGAGACAGCCACAGCATACATAAAGGTGGTGTCCATTATCTTGCCGCTGACCTGATCTGGAATCTGCCTTATAAAAAGAAATAA
- a CDS encoding SusC/RagA family TonB-linked outer membrane protein: MKKNQCKIGALAMILIAEFGFAQNRDSLSTKEQSIKEVVVVAFGKQKKEEITGSVQSLKTKDIANLQNGNVLQGIGGKVAGVQVVSSGQPGSQPVIRMRGIGSINASSDPLIVLDGIPYNGNLNSIPGSDIESISFLEDASSNALYGSRGANGVIIVNTKRGKSKGLHIEADIRTGVNFRSVEDYSVYTSPQDYYTAYYNRARIGEIARLTQPGAVPSGTNPHEVGIIALTSLRYNAYNVPFSQMIGQDGTFNKSAQLIYQDNWKKLLFKPGLRREANVGISANNDQIKSYTSLNYLDDKGYLISSGFERFGIRSNLDYTITSKLKLISSLSYTYSQQDFGESGGFSNPFQFARNIAPFYPVFLRNDNYQIIYDNNGNPLYDYGDSSGPNGAGRSYAVYENPVANLQQDKFRTTSNLTNINLGLNYEIVKGLDFTYNFGAYLENLKDLRYGNTVGGTSSSVGGTINMGSTFKHTLNHQQLLTYQKKLDKHNFNILIGHELNKIKNEGFSGSKQQLLLPNSLSFDNAVKITDLSGNGYEYAVEGYFSRLLYNYDNKYFFNANIRRDGSSVFSPDSRWGTFYGLGAAWNVAKEDFLKDNEVISSLRLKASYGQQGNDNILLNDGTRDYYAYQDIYGINNFGNDKPVLSLKKQGNKDLKWETSKNLNAGFEISLLQNRISLNADYFERKVSDMIYTLPLPPSNAGSYIKYGNIGDMINRGVQANLSAEILHSDQFQWNVYANATHYKNKITRLPAEQRNTGLVSGLFILTEGGDRYTYYLKKFAGVDPSNGDALWYRTALNPNTQKEETTVTRNYKDATDYNTGKSAIPKVYGGFGTDFTYKGFNLAVNFSYQFGGYGYDDIYRSLFHSDSYASNYSTDLSKTWTPENPGAELPRVDLTSTNQNGNSTLYLIKSDYISLQDVTLSYQLPDGFPQQAGLSGLKIYVTGNNLYLWSKRKGYDPRASLTGVSDPYRYSLLSSVSLGFKLTF, encoded by the coding sequence ATGAAGAAAAACCAATGTAAAATTGGTGCACTGGCCATGATCTTAATTGCAGAATTTGGCTTTGCACAAAACAGGGACAGCCTTTCCACCAAAGAGCAGTCTATAAAAGAAGTCGTGGTGGTAGCCTTTGGAAAACAGAAAAAAGAAGAAATAACAGGATCCGTACAGTCTTTAAAGACAAAAGATATTGCTAATCTCCAAAACGGAAATGTTTTACAGGGAATCGGGGGTAAAGTAGCAGGGGTACAGGTAGTATCCTCAGGTCAGCCAGGTTCACAGCCTGTCATCAGAATGAGAGGAATAGGTTCGATCAATGCTTCAAGTGATCCATTAATCGTATTGGACGGCATTCCTTATAACGGAAACCTTAACAGCATTCCGGGATCTGATATTGAAAGCATCTCCTTTCTTGAAGATGCTTCTTCCAACGCATTATATGGTTCCAGGGGAGCCAATGGTGTGATCATTGTAAACACCAAAAGGGGTAAATCCAAAGGCCTTCATATAGAAGCAGATATCAGAACAGGGGTTAATTTCAGATCTGTTGAAGATTATTCAGTGTATACTTCACCACAGGATTACTACACCGCTTATTATAACCGGGCAAGGATCGGTGAAATTGCCAGATTAACACAACCCGGAGCGGTTCCTTCCGGTACTAACCCTCATGAAGTTGGAATAATTGCACTGACCAGCTTGAGATACAATGCCTACAATGTCCCTTTCAGTCAAATGATAGGGCAGGATGGTACCTTTAACAAAAGTGCCCAACTTATCTACCAGGACAACTGGAAAAAACTTCTTTTTAAACCCGGATTAAGAAGAGAAGCCAATGTAGGGATCAGCGCCAATAATGACCAGATAAAATCCTATACCTCCCTGAATTATTTAGATGATAAGGGATATCTTATTTCTTCCGGTTTTGAAAGATTCGGAATACGATCCAATCTGGATTATACTATCACCTCAAAGTTAAAACTGATCAGCAGCCTGTCTTATACTTACAGCCAGCAGGATTTTGGTGAATCGGGAGGATTTTCCAATCCGTTCCAGTTTGCAAGAAATATTGCTCCTTTCTATCCTGTTTTCCTTAGGAATGATAATTACCAGATCATTTATGACAATAATGGAAATCCACTCTATGATTACGGGGATTCCAGTGGTCCAAACGGAGCAGGAAGGTCTTATGCTGTCTATGAAAACCCGGTAGCCAATCTTCAGCAAGATAAATTCCGGACAACAAGCAATCTCACCAACATCAATCTGGGCCTCAATTACGAAATTGTCAAAGGCTTGGATTTCACCTATAACTTTGGAGCATATCTGGAAAATCTTAAAGATCTCAGATATGGCAATACCGTCGGAGGAACTTCATCATCTGTCGGGGGAACCATCAATATGGGCTCCACATTCAAGCATACATTAAACCATCAGCAGCTCCTTACTTATCAGAAAAAACTAGACAAACATAATTTCAATATCCTTATTGGGCATGAACTCAATAAAATAAAAAATGAAGGGTTTTCCGGATCAAAACAACAACTGTTATTACCCAACTCGTTATCTTTTGACAATGCTGTAAAAATAACAGATTTATCGGGGAATGGCTATGAATATGCTGTAGAAGGCTACTTTTCCAGATTACTTTATAACTATGATAATAAGTATTTTTTCAATGCCAATATCCGAAGAGACGGATCGTCTGTATTTTCGCCAGATAGCAGATGGGGTACCTTTTATGGTCTGGGAGCTGCATGGAATGTAGCCAAAGAAGATTTCCTTAAAGATAATGAAGTAATCAGCTCCTTAAGGTTAAAAGCTTCATACGGTCAACAGGGTAATGATAACATATTACTTAATGACGGAACAAGGGATTATTATGCATACCAGGACATCTATGGCATCAATAACTTTGGAAATGACAAGCCCGTTCTTTCCCTTAAAAAGCAGGGAAATAAGGACTTAAAATGGGAAACTTCCAAAAACCTGAATGCAGGTTTTGAAATATCCCTGCTACAAAACAGGATCAGCCTGAATGCAGATTATTTCGAAAGAAAAGTATCCGATATGATCTATACGCTTCCATTACCGCCTTCCAATGCCGGATCCTACATAAAGTACGGCAATATCGGTGACATGATCAACAGGGGAGTCCAGGCCAATCTAAGCGCTGAAATCCTGCACTCCGATCAATTCCAATGGAATGTATATGCGAATGCCACCCATTACAAAAATAAAATCACCAGATTACCGGCCGAACAAAGGAATACAGGCCTTGTTTCCGGACTTTTTATCCTTACGGAAGGAGGCGACAGGTATACTTACTATCTTAAAAAATTTGCAGGTGTAGACCCTTCTAACGGAGATGCTTTATGGTACCGTACAGCATTAAACCCTAATACCCAGAAAGAGGAAACAACTGTTACCCGGAATTATAAGGATGCAACAGATTACAATACAGGTAAATCCGCCATTCCAAAAGTATACGGTGGTTTCGGAACTGATTTTACTTATAAAGGATTTAACCTGGCTGTCAATTTCTCTTATCAGTTCGGTGGATACGGCTATGATGATATTTACAGATCCTTATTCCATTCCGATAGCTATGCTTCTAATTACTCTACAGATCTAAGCAAAACATGGACACCGGAAAATCCGGGTGCAGAACTTCCAAGGGTAGATCTTACCTCTACGAATCAGAATGGAAATTCCACGCTTTATCTTATAAAATCGGATTATATCAGTCTTCAGGATGTTACATTATCCTATCAGCTTCCGGACGGATTTCCGCAGCAGGCAGGTTTATCGGGGCTGAAAATTTACGTTACAGGAAACAACCTTTACCTATGGTCTAAAAGAAAAGGTTATGATCCGAGAGCTTCATTAACCGGCGTATCCGATCCATACCGGTACTCTTTATTATCCAGTGTTTCCCTAGGTTTTAAATTAACATTTTAA